The Mycobacterium sp. EPa45 genomic interval TCAATTCACGCAGGATCGCTGCGGTCACGACGTCGCGGTCCAGCTGTGAGGCGCCGAGCATTTGCAGTGAGGTGGCCCTCGGGTCCGGAGCCTCCTCGGCGGTGAGGGTGACGTTGAGCCCCAGGCCGACCACGATGACCGGATCGGGCGCGGCCACTTCGGCCAGGATGCCGGCGAGCTTGCCGGTGCCCACGAGCACGTCGTTGGGCCACTTCACGCCCGCCTCGATTCCGGTCGTGGCCTTGACGGCGTCGACCAGCGCGACGCCGGTGAGCAGCGGCAGCCACCCCCAGCCCTCCGGCGGGACGGCGTCGGCGCCGACGCCGATCGACAGGGCGATCTGGGAGCGTGCCGGCGCCGACCAGCTGCGGCCATTGCGGCCGCGGCCGGCGCTCTGGTGTTCGGCGA includes:
- a CDS encoding biotin--[acetyl-CoA-carboxylase] ligase, producing the protein MNRAPLNVASLAELPLQRIDVVETTGSTNADLLARHGAGEDIRGAVLLAEHQSAGRGRNGRSWSAPARSQIALSIGVGADAVPPEGWGWLPLLTGVALVDAVKATTGIEAGVKWPNDVLVGTGKLAGILAEVAAPDPVIVVGLGLNVTLTAEEAPDPRATSLQMLGASQLDRDVVTAAILRELTARIQKWQDAAGPDPTLIEDYRRRSATLGNRVRALMPGGHEITGTAVDVDDLGRLRIDTGAEVVTVSAGDITHLRPAD